One window of Botrimarina mediterranea genomic DNA carries:
- a CDS encoding cytochrome c oxidase subunit I, with translation MISQSREHSLLQAIAEDPSRKVFIPQGRSYLANPPGMTFWQAVSSWAFTLDHKRIGVMYLCGVMSAFLLGGIFAGAVRLELWNGTPGLFHDNVQQAQDFYNQMFTLHGAVMTFLFIIPSIPAALGNIFLPMMLGAKDVAFPRMNLASFHLWCIGAVFFLITLLTSGLDTGWTFYTPYSTSTQTSVIFATMGVFILGFSSIFTGLNFVVTVNTMRPKGMTWFKMPLFMWGIYSTAIIQVLATPVLAITLVLLMCERLMGIGIFDPALGGDPVLYQHFFWFYSHPAVYIMILPGMAIISEVIPVHSRKHIFGYTFIAYSSVAIALLGFLVWGHHMFTSTESKLAAVIFSALTFTVSIPSAIKVFNWLTTMYKGSIHLTTPMCYALAFIVQFTIGGLTGLFLGTLATDIHLHDTYFVVAHFHYVMMGSTLIAFLAGLFHWWPKMFGKMYSELWGRIACLLVFIGFNTTFFPQFILGTRGMPRRYAAYKPEFQFLHQLSTSGYVILGVGFSLAAAVLIYSLFRGKKAPDNPWGAATLEWKCCSPPTTANFEIQPWVGSPYVYDDFVYDPDEGGYVEVLPDLHRSGKTADAPAAPVTH, from the coding sequence ATGATTTCCCAATCCCGCGAGCACTCGCTTCTCCAGGCGATCGCCGAGGACCCCAGCCGCAAGGTGTTCATCCCGCAAGGGCGGAGCTACCTCGCCAATCCCCCCGGGATGACCTTCTGGCAGGCCGTCTCGTCGTGGGCGTTCACGCTCGACCACAAGCGCATCGGCGTGATGTACTTGTGCGGCGTGATGTCGGCGTTCCTGCTGGGCGGCATCTTCGCCGGCGCGGTGCGGTTGGAACTGTGGAACGGCACGCCCGGTCTGTTCCACGACAACGTCCAACAAGCGCAGGACTTCTACAACCAGATGTTCACGCTCCACGGGGCGGTGATGACGTTCCTGTTCATCATCCCGAGCATCCCCGCGGCGCTGGGCAATATCTTCTTGCCGATGATGCTGGGGGCGAAGGACGTGGCGTTCCCACGGATGAACCTCGCCAGCTTCCACCTGTGGTGCATCGGCGCGGTCTTCTTCTTGATTACGCTGCTCACGTCCGGCCTCGATACGGGCTGGACCTTCTACACGCCCTACAGCACCTCGACGCAGACAAGCGTCATCTTCGCGACGATGGGCGTCTTTATCCTCGGGTTCAGCTCGATCTTCACGGGCCTGAACTTCGTGGTGACCGTCAACACGATGCGTCCCAAGGGGATGACCTGGTTCAAGATGCCGCTCTTCATGTGGGGCATCTACTCGACCGCCATCATCCAGGTCCTCGCCACGCCGGTGCTAGCGATCACGCTGGTGCTGTTGATGTGCGAACGCCTGATGGGCATCGGCATCTTCGACCCCGCCCTCGGCGGCGACCCGGTGTTGTACCAGCACTTCTTCTGGTTCTACTCGCACCCGGCCGTCTACATCATGATCCTGCCGGGAATGGCGATCATCTCCGAGGTGATCCCGGTCCACAGCCGCAAGCACATCTTCGGTTACACGTTCATCGCGTACTCGTCGGTGGCGATCGCGCTGCTGGGCTTCCTGGTGTGGGGCCACCACATGTTCACCAGCACCGAGAGCAAGCTCGCGGCGGTGATCTTCAGCGCGCTGACGTTTACGGTGTCGATCCCGTCGGCGATCAAGGTCTTCAACTGGTTGACGACCATGTACAAGGGATCGATCCATCTGACGACGCCGATGTGTTACGCCCTGGCGTTCATCGTGCAGTTCACGATCGGCGGCTTGACGGGCCTGTTCCTCGGCACGCTGGCGACCGACATCCACTTGCACGACACGTACTTCGTCGTCGCCCACTTCCACTACGTGATGATGGGCAGCACGCTGATCGCCTTCCTCGCCGGTCTCTTCCACTGGTGGCCGAAGATGTTCGGCAAGATGTACAGCGAGCTCTGGGGCCGCATCGCCTGCCTGCTTGTTTTCATCGGCTTCAACACCACGTTCTTCCCGCAGTTCATCCTCGGCACCCGCGGCATGCCGCGACGCTACGCGGCGTACAAGCCCGAGTTCCAGTTCCTGCACCAGCTGTCGACCTCGGGGTATGTCATCCTTGGCGTCGGTTTCTCGCTCGCGGCGGCGGTGCTGATCTACTCGCTGTTCCGCGGCAAGAAAGCGCCGGACAACCCGTGGGGCGCGGCGACGCTGGAGTGGAAGTGCTGCAGCCCGCCGACGACGGCGAATTTTGAGATTCAACCGTGGGTCGGCAGCCCCTACGTGTACGACGACTTCGTCTACGACCCGGACGAGGGGGGCTACGTCGAGGTGCTCCCCGACCTGCACCGCAGCGGCAAGACCGCGGACGCCCCCGCGGCGCCGGTGACTCACTGA
- a CDS encoding cytochrome c oxidase subunit II transmembrane domain-containing protein: protein MSPVSPMQIPLASFGTFDQFRDAASTGAAAIDTLYFWILGICAFFFFLIVAVLVAFIARYYARPGHVEQHTPHHDNRLEALWSIIPSFIVVALFWYGVLFYLDLRTPPENAYEIQVVAKKWNWSFMYPNGVVDPNLHVPADRDVRLVMSSDDVLHSLYVPAFRVKMDVVPGRYSELWFNATTPTESFDPAIDPSTTGADENGYDLFCTEYCGQGHSAMIAKVVVHKSGTFETWLAEAARIDPTSSPAELGEKIWKQRGCSQCHSVDGKASTGPTWQGTYGTEQKTDKGTVKVDENYIRESILNPMAQIRDGFKGVMPSYQGQLKDAEIAAVIYYMKKLSAEADSVPATWEDAGGVPGQEEGEGSAEGVDTSPGDGLDAGEPIPAEEQTPADKPDSEEAAAEKMDVEEPKTGEQPETDDAETATES, encoded by the coding sequence ATGTCGCCCGTTTCGCCCATGCAAATCCCGCTCGCGTCGTTCGGCACGTTCGACCAGTTCCGCGACGCCGCCTCGACCGGCGCCGCGGCGATCGACACGCTGTACTTCTGGATCCTCGGGATCTGCGCGTTCTTCTTCTTCCTGATCGTGGCGGTCCTGGTGGCGTTCATCGCGCGCTACTACGCCCGGCCCGGTCATGTCGAGCAGCACACGCCCCATCACGACAACCGCCTCGAAGCGTTGTGGTCGATCATCCCCAGCTTCATCGTTGTGGCGCTGTTCTGGTACGGCGTGCTCTTCTACCTCGACCTGCGGACGCCCCCCGAGAACGCGTACGAGATCCAGGTCGTTGCGAAGAAGTGGAACTGGTCGTTCATGTACCCCAACGGGGTCGTCGACCCGAACCTTCACGTCCCCGCCGACCGTGACGTGCGGCTGGTCATGTCGAGCGACGACGTGCTGCACAGCCTCTACGTCCCGGCCTTCCGGGTGAAGATGGACGTGGTGCCCGGTCGGTATAGCGAGTTGTGGTTCAACGCCACGACGCCGACCGAATCGTTCGACCCGGCGATCGACCCGAGCACCACCGGCGCCGACGAGAACGGCTACGACCTGTTCTGCACCGAGTACTGCGGCCAGGGCCACTCGGCCATGATCGCGAAGGTGGTCGTCCACAAGTCGGGCACCTTCGAGACATGGCTCGCCGAAGCGGCGCGGATCGACCCGACGAGCTCGCCGGCGGAGTTGGGCGAAAAGATCTGGAAGCAGCGCGGCTGCTCACAGTGCCACTCGGTCGATGGCAAGGCGTCGACCGGCCCGACGTGGCAGGGCACCTACGGCACCGAGCAGAAGACCGACAAGGGGACCGTCAAGGTCGATGAGAACTACATCCGCGAGTCGATCCTCAACCCAATGGCTCAGATCCGCGACGGCTTTAAGGGCGTCATGCCGAGCTATCAGGGTCAGCTCAAGGACGCCGAGATCGCGGCCGTCATCTACTACATGAAGAAGCTCAGCGCCGAAGCCGACAGCGTCCCGGCGACGTGGGAAGACGCCGGCGGTGTGCCGGGCCAAGAGGAAGGCGAGGGGTCGGCCGAGGGCGTCGATACATCGCCCGGCGACGGGCTCGACGCCGGCGAGCCGATTCCCGCCGAAGAGCAAACTCCCGCGGACAAGCCAGACTCGGAAGAAGCCGCCGCCGAGAAGATGGATGTCGAGGAGCCAAAGACCGGCGAGCAACCCGAGACGGACGACGCCGAGACCGCCACCGAATCGTAG
- a CDS encoding SCO family protein, which yields MALALAVCAGPVRAQLIEKLPEEMQGVGVDDKSGSQVPLDLRFRDENGKAITLAEVFTGDRPVLLSLNYSDCPMLCGLQLNGLFDTLAEITEAKGWTPGREFDVVSVSVDPLETTLRAKQTEQKYLQRYGRAGAAEGVRFLTGNQENIRALADAVGFRYKYVPDTREYSHTAAEIVVTPKGVVSRYLYGVAYDPQTLRLSLIEAADGKIGSPLDQIILFCFHYDETKGRYGPVARRVMSVGAGVTIFAMCAGLLPYWLRRTPSSAAANDATSINPAEPQAAEREPNEVA from the coding sequence GTGGCTCTGGCGCTGGCGGTCTGCGCGGGGCCGGTGAGGGCGCAACTGATCGAGAAGTTGCCCGAAGAGATGCAGGGCGTCGGCGTCGACGACAAGTCGGGCTCTCAGGTGCCGCTCGACCTGCGCTTCCGTGACGAGAACGGCAAGGCGATCACGCTGGCCGAGGTCTTCACGGGCGACCGCCCCGTCCTGTTGTCGCTCAATTACAGCGACTGCCCCATGCTGTGCGGCCTGCAGCTCAACGGCCTGTTCGACACGCTCGCCGAGATCACCGAGGCCAAGGGCTGGACGCCCGGCCGCGAGTTCGATGTGGTGAGCGTCAGCGTCGATCCGCTGGAGACAACCCTCCGCGCCAAACAGACCGAGCAAAAGTACCTCCAGCGTTACGGCCGCGCCGGCGCTGCCGAGGGGGTCCGCTTCTTGACGGGCAACCAAGAGAACATCCGCGCGCTCGCCGACGCCGTCGGCTTCCGTTACAAGTACGTCCCCGACACGCGCGAGTACTCGCACACCGCGGCGGAGATCGTCGTCACGCCGAAGGGCGTGGTGTCGCGTTACCTGTACGGCGTCGCGTACGACCCGCAGACGCTCCGGCTGTCATTGATCGAGGCCGCCGATGGCAAAATTGGCTCTCCACTCGATCAGATTATCTTGTTCTGCTTCCACTACGACGAGACCAAGGGCCGCTACGGCCCGGTCGCCCGTCGAGTGATGAGTGTCGGCGCGGGGGTGACCATTTTCGCGATGTGCGCGGGGTTGTTGCCTTACTGGCTGCGTCGCACGCCGTCTAGCGCCGCTGCCAACGACGCTACGTCAATCAACCCCGCTGAGCCGCAAGCGGCCGAGCGGGAGCCTAACGAAGTCGCCTGA